A stretch of Rhododendron vialii isolate Sample 1 chromosome 4a, ASM3025357v1 DNA encodes these proteins:
- the LOC131322043 gene encoding L-type lectin-domain containing receptor kinase IV.1-like, which produces MFLTPHFSLSPLLLLLLAFLPSTPAQDHLSFTFNNFKASPNLTLAGIAEFKPSGLLALTNGSRPDQEAGHAFFPTPFPFKASPNATASSFSTSFIFSISPEFPTLSGHGIAFVLAPAPSLPGAFPGDYLGLFNEINNGNFTNHVVAVELDTIYTKEFQDINNNHVGIDINGLESNVSERAGYYSNGKFQNLTLISGKAMHVWVEYDGGKKEMNVTMAPVNLPKPNTPLLTLSMDLSPILNQTMYVGFSSSSGSFSTSHYLLAWSFKINGLADGFDFSQLPKLPRIGPKKVSRLLTVGLPLSLVLVFGVFSGVVYYVRRKRKFAEVLEDWELDYGPHRFKYKDLYIATKGFREKGLLGSGGFGRVYRGILPTSKIEVAVKRLSHESGQGMKEFVAEIISIGRLRHRNLVQLLGYCRRKGELLLVYDYMPNGSLDKLLYDQPSCTLNWQQRFRVIKGVASGLFYLHEEWEQVVVHRDVKPSNVLLDGELNGRLGDFGLARLSDHGTDPQTTNVAGTLGYLAPEHTRTGKATTSTDVYAFGAFLLEVVCGRRPIEPRAAAEEIVLVDWVFSILRRGEVLRTIDPKLGSEYVVEEVELVLKLGLMCSHSEPAARPNMRQVVQYLEGDIPLPELKLMDISAAGLTFAHREGFDDFALSYPSSMENAFSHSSSVAGSRLSGGR; this is translated from the coding sequence ATGTTTCTCactcctcatttttctctctctcctctcctcctcctcctcctcgcttTCCTCCCCTCCACACCCGCCCAAGACCACCTCAGCTTCACCTTCAACAACTTCAAAGCCTCACCAAACCTTACCCTTGCTGGCATAGCCGAGTTCAAGCCATCAGGCCTCTTAGCCTTAACCAACGGCTCCCGCCCAGATCAGGAGGCCGGCCATGCCTTCTTCCCCACCCCATTCCCCTTCAAAGCCTCCCCAAACGCCACCGCTTCATCCTTCTCCACctccttcatcttctccatcagCCCTGAGTTTCCCACACTCTCCGGCCATGGCATCGCCTTCGTCTTGGCCCCCGCCCCTAGCCTCCCCGGTGCCTTCCCCGGCGATTACTTGGGCCTCTTCAATGAAATCAATAACGGGAACTTTACCAACCACGTGGTTGCAGTAGAGCTTGATACTATATACACTAAAGAGTTTCAAGATATAAACAATAACCATGTTGGCATCGACATTAATGGGCTGGAATCTAATGTGTCTGAGCGAGCTGGGTACTATTCAAATGGGAAGTTTCAGAATTTGACTCTGATCAGCGGTAAGGCGATGCATGTTTGGGTTGAATACGATGGGGGAAAGAAGGAAATGAATGTTACAATGGCTCCGGTTAATTTGCCCAAGCCAAACACGCCGCTGTTGACTCTTTCTATGGATCTTTCCCCGATCTTGAATCAAACTATGTACGTTGggttctcttcctcttctggttCTTTCAGTACTTCCCATTATTTATTGGCTTGGAGCTTTAAGATTAATGGATTGGCTGATGGGTTTGATTTCTCTCAACTCCCTAAGCTTCCTCGCATCGGACCCAAGAAAGTTTCTAGGCTTCTGACAGTTGGGTTGCCTTTGAGTTTAGTTTTGGTGTTTGGAGTGTTTTCAGGGGTAGTTTATTATGTCAGAAGGAAGAGGAAGTTTGCTGAAGTGCTTGAAGATTGGGAACTTGACTATGGGCCTCATAGGTTCAAGTACAAGGACTTGTATATTGCCACCAAAGGATTTAGGGAAAAGGGGCTATTGGGTAGTGGGGGATTTGGTAGGGTTTATAGAGGAATACTGCCTACTTCAAAAATTGAGGTTGCAGTGAAGAGGTTATCACATGAATCTGGGCAAGGAATGAAGGAATTCGTGGCGGAAATCATTAGTATTGGACGTTTGCGCCACCGGAATTTAGTTCAACTCTTGGGTTATTGTCGCCGAAAAGGGGAGCTCCTTTTGGTCTATGACTACATGCCTAATGGAAGTCTAGATAAATTGCTCTATGACCAGCCGAGTTGTACCCTCAATTGGCAGCAAAGATTTCGAGTCATCAAGGGGGTGGCGTCGGGCCTTTTCTATTTACACGAAGAGTGGGAACAAGTTGTTGTGCATAGAGATGTCAAGCCGAGTAATGTGTTGTTAGATGGCGAATTGAATGGGAGATTGGGTGATTTTGGGCTAGCTAGATTGTCTGATCATGGAACCGATCCACAAACCACTAATGTGGCTGGAACACTTGGGTATCTTGCACCAGAGCACACTAGAACCGGAAAGGCCACAACGAGCACCGATGTGTATGCTTTCGGTGCCTTTTTACTTGAGGTGGTATGTGGGAGGAGGCCCATCGAGCCACGAGCAGCAGCAGAGGAAATAGTTTTGGTGGATTGGGTGTTTTCCATTTTGAGGAGAGGGGAAGTTTTGCGAACCATTGATCCTAAATTAGGGAGTGAGTatgtagtggaggaagtggagttggttTTGAAGTTGGGTTTGATGTGTTCCCACTCAGAGCCGGCCGCCAGGCCGAATATGAGGCAAGTTGTGCAGTATTTGGAGGGAGATATTCCTCTACCAGAATTGAAACTGATGGATATTTCTGCCGCGGGTCTAACGTTTGCTCACCGGGAAGGGTTCGACGATTTTGCACTGTCATATCCGTCTTCTATGGAGAACGCGTTTTCGCACTCGTCTTCTGTTGCAGGGTCCCGTCTCTCTGGAGGCAGATGA